From a region of the Agromyces ramosus genome:
- a CDS encoding DUF1801 domain-containing protein — MPERFASVDEFLAAQEPQRRADVETLRVLVHEAEPSLTEIVKWNSPDYTLDGVDRLTVNAAGKGPVRLILHFGTERAEDRGAAPTFAGDPDGLLTWHSDIRASLALPERAKLAGQRDAIIAVIRAWLAER; from the coding sequence ATGCCTGAACGCTTCGCGAGTGTCGACGAGTTCCTTGCCGCCCAGGAGCCGCAGCGGCGCGCCGACGTCGAGACCCTGCGTGTGCTCGTGCACGAGGCCGAGCCGTCGCTCACCGAGATCGTCAAGTGGAACTCGCCCGACTACACGCTCGACGGCGTCGACCGGCTCACGGTCAACGCGGCGGGCAAGGGGCCGGTGCGGCTCATCCTGCACTTCGGCACCGAGCGCGCCGAAGACAGGGGCGCCGCGCCGACGTTCGCGGGCGACCCCGACGGGCTGCTCACCTGGCACTCCGACATCCGGGCCAGTCTCGCCCTGCCGGAGCGGGCGAAGCTCGCCGGGCAGCGCGACGCGATCATCGCCGTCATCCGGGCCTGGCTGGCCGAACGGTGA